The proteins below come from a single Tachypleus tridentatus isolate NWPU-2018 chromosome 13, ASM421037v1, whole genome shotgun sequence genomic window:
- the LOC143236274 gene encoding exosome complex component MTR3-like, giving the protein MSEPPEGRSDINVAQAKESGPMPLDGKRICGPEGTKSPLLFIPKKQTILLDDNKKRKDGRHAEDLRTLFLRLGVNSQARGSAYIEMNRTKVVATVYGPREIQRRREFDMKGQLLCEFKFAPFSSKVRRQYQPDSEEKLYHQFFEKHLNLLFAL; this is encoded by the exons ATGAGTGAACCACCAGAGGGTAGATCTGATATAAACGTGGCTCAAG CTAAAGAAAGTGGACCAATGCCTTTGGATGGGAAAAGAATTTGTGGTCCAGAAGGGACGAAATCACCTCTGCTTTTTATAcctaaaaaacaaactatcttg ttaGATGACAACAAAAAACGAAAAGATGGGAGACATGCTGAAGACTTGAGGACACTGT TTTTAAGACTTGGTGTGAACAGTCAAGCACGAGGCTCAGCGTACATCGAGATGAACAGAACAAAGGTGGTAGCAACAGT ATATGGACCTCGAGAAATTCAGAGAAGAAGAGAGTTTGATATGAAGGGACAGTTATTGTGTGAATTTAAATTTGCACCATTTTCTTCTAAGGTGCGTCGTCAGTATCAGCCAGACAGCGAGGAAAAGCTTTATCATCAGTTCTTCGAGAAACACTTGAACCTGTTGTTTGCCTTGTAA